The following are encoded in a window of Pukyongiella litopenaei genomic DNA:
- a CDS encoding TrbI F-type domain-containing protein, with protein sequence MTVRGRILLGLGTVVVIQIAMAAGLLIGRGQGGAGPVATFDPERGLALFVIWSRDRLDDEGFTTVLPAFQDRVTQALHDYSAAEGVVVVRANAVLSGAAAATADITDEIMNRVLVDGAF encoded by the coding sequence ATGACGGTGCGGGGCAGGATCCTGCTGGGTCTCGGTACTGTCGTGGTGATCCAGATCGCGATGGCGGCCGGGCTGCTGATCGGACGGGGGCAGGGCGGTGCCGGGCCGGTTGCCACCTTCGATCCCGAACGCGGCCTCGCGCTCTTCGTGATCTGGTCCCGCGACCGGCTCGACGATGAAGGGTTCACGACGGTGCTGCCCGCGTTCCAGGACCGGGTAACGCAAGCCCTGCACGACTATTCGGCCGCCGAAGGTGTCGTGGTGGTGCGGGCCAACGCGGTTCTCTCCGGCGCGGCGGCCGCCACAGCCGACATAACCGATGAAATCATGAACAGGGTGTTGGTCGATGGCGCGTTCTAG
- a CDS encoding TraC family protein: MSFLRDMLAGFLGEEPLTDTATDLMAGEVLSDILPWRFHDAERGLYYFEHGTGFLIEVGAAIGANDLAENIGGVIAANLPSDATVQVLNWASPGIEAVTGRWQSVREGRSPLVDEMVRQRVAHLAGMRFGSGDTGARSIPFDRHIFIAGWLEGTDLGLEDEKRLGSLRSGLRNVFSTVSWARDVEPVQFLALLRELLHIARPEGSKGEWGAEAYDEAMPLNYQLPGATLRVGSNALRFSGSPGLSATVASVNAYPPEWVFGLGMALNGDPARLMDRAVGPVLTSFTLKPMNAQKAGSFILARRGKNEHAANTSFGRFVPQFAEKKQEFDDLAAELGAGERLFQTLYTVVSYACGGSGDAEAAAGEMESIYRRQRVKLSKDTYLQLPLFLASLPFGCTNGMMTDFGRQMRMRLLKGAAAMAFLPVHGEWMGNSRGTGMLLLGRQGQVFQWDNFVSSGNYNTAVVGKSGAGKSVFMQELACGIYSAGGHVLVIDDGYSFRTTAEILGGKHIAFDGGTVNRLNPFSLLDKAAMVQDEYRADAIELVTRVVASMADLGSNKAGRVEGVEEDYIRSAIAKIWDEKGPGGEISDVRDELDRAAANEPRLPDVVRKLNAYSRGGVYGGYFEGEANIALDAPFTVVELSDIKGQPGLEATILQIMMFLGTELMFRTPRDTPVAIVIDEAWDLLRGDGTASFIEGVVRRARKYTGALITGTQSMSDYAANPAANVCLENSDYRIFLAQKPESIDALQSVTPGVKGLLKSLTSVPGRFAELAIQMPEGFAYGRLLLDPFSLAIFSSKGATVQRMNQYRASGMSTVEAIRTLVERGEVS, translated from the coding sequence ATGAGCTTCCTGCGGGACATGCTGGCTGGTTTTCTCGGTGAAGAACCGTTGACGGATACCGCCACGGATCTGATGGCGGGCGAGGTTCTGTCAGACATTCTGCCCTGGCGGTTCCATGACGCGGAACGGGGTCTTTACTATTTCGAGCATGGCACCGGTTTCCTGATCGAGGTCGGGGCGGCCATTGGCGCCAATGATCTGGCGGAGAATATCGGCGGCGTGATCGCCGCCAACCTGCCATCGGATGCGACTGTCCAGGTTCTCAACTGGGCTTCGCCGGGGATCGAGGCAGTGACGGGCCGGTGGCAATCGGTGCGCGAGGGCCGATCACCGCTCGTCGATGAGATGGTGCGGCAGCGCGTGGCGCATCTTGCGGGAATGCGCTTTGGCAGCGGCGATACCGGCGCACGGTCGATCCCGTTCGACCGGCATATCTTCATCGCCGGATGGCTGGAAGGCACCGATCTGGGGCTGGAAGACGAAAAGCGCCTCGGCTCGCTGCGCTCGGGCCTGCGCAACGTGTTCAGCACCGTCAGCTGGGCACGCGACGTGGAACCCGTGCAGTTCCTGGCCCTGTTGCGGGAATTGCTGCACATCGCCCGGCCGGAAGGCTCGAAGGGCGAGTGGGGCGCTGAAGCCTATGACGAGGCGATGCCACTCAATTACCAGCTGCCGGGGGCCACGCTGCGCGTGGGTAGCAATGCGCTGAGGTTTTCGGGATCGCCGGGACTGTCGGCGACGGTCGCGTCGGTGAACGCGTACCCACCCGAATGGGTGTTCGGTCTCGGCATGGCACTCAACGGCGACCCGGCGCGGCTGATGGATCGCGCAGTGGGACCGGTCCTGACCAGTTTCACGCTGAAACCGATGAATGCGCAGAAGGCAGGCTCGTTCATTCTCGCCCGGCGCGGGAAGAACGAACATGCGGCCAATACATCTTTCGGCAGGTTCGTGCCGCAATTCGCCGAAAAGAAACAGGAGTTCGACGATCTGGCCGCGGAACTCGGGGCAGGGGAGCGGCTGTTCCAGACGCTCTATACCGTCGTGTCCTATGCCTGCGGCGGGTCCGGGGACGCCGAGGCGGCGGCCGGCGAAATGGAATCCATTTATCGCCGCCAGCGGGTAAAGCTGTCGAAAGACACCTATCTGCAATTGCCCCTCTTCCTGGCCAGCCTGCCGTTCGGCTGCACAAACGGCATGATGACGGATTTCGGGCGGCAGATGCGGATGCGGCTGCTCAAGGGCGCGGCGGCCATGGCATTCCTGCCGGTACATGGCGAATGGATGGGCAACAGCAGGGGCACCGGCATGTTGCTGCTCGGGCGGCAGGGCCAGGTGTTCCAATGGGACAACTTCGTCAGTTCGGGCAATTACAACACCGCCGTGGTGGGCAAGTCCGGAGCCGGGAAATCGGTCTTCATGCAGGAACTGGCCTGCGGCATCTATAGCGCCGGCGGCCATGTCCTGGTCATCGACGACGGGTATTCGTTCAGGACCACCGCGGAAATCCTCGGCGGCAAGCATATCGCCTTCGATGGCGGAACGGTGAACCGGCTTAACCCGTTCTCGCTGCTCGACAAGGCGGCCATGGTGCAGGACGAATACCGGGCCGATGCGATCGAGTTGGTCACGCGGGTGGTGGCCTCGATGGCCGATCTCGGCTCGAACAAGGCCGGACGCGTCGAAGGTGTCGAGGAAGACTACATTCGCTCGGCCATCGCCAAGATCTGGGACGAAAAGGGGCCGGGAGGAGAAATCAGCGACGTGCGCGACGAGCTGGACCGCGCGGCCGCGAACGAGCCGCGCCTGCCGGATGTGGTGCGCAAACTGAACGCCTATTCACGCGGCGGGGTCTATGGCGGCTATTTCGAGGGCGAGGCCAATATCGCGCTCGATGCGCCGTTCACGGTTGTCGAACTGAGCGACATCAAGGGTCAGCCCGGCCTTGAGGCAACGATCCTGCAGATCATGATGTTTCTCGGAACGGAATTGATGTTCAGGACGCCGCGCGACACGCCGGTGGCAATCGTGATCGACGAGGCCTGGGACCTGCTGAGAGGGGACGGAACCGCAAGCTTCATCGAAGGGGTCGTGCGCCGCGCGCGAAAATACACCGGCGCCCTGATTACCGGCACCCAGTCGATGTCGGACTATGCGGCCAACCCGGCTGCGAATGTCTGCCTCGAAAACTCCGATTACCGCATCTTCCTGGCGCAGAAACCGGAAAGCATCGACGCGCTGCAAAGCGTGACGCCGGGTGTGAAGGGGTTGCTGAAGTCGCTCACCTCGGTACCAGGCCGGTTCGCCGAACTCGCGATCCAGATGCCTGAAGGCTTCGCATATGGCCGGCTGCTGCTGGATCCGTTCTCGCTGGCGATCTTCAGCTCCAAGGGCGCCACGGTCCAGCGCATGAACCAGTATCGCGCCTCCGGCATGTCCACCGTGGAGGCGATCAGGACACTGGTCGAACGGGGTGAGGTTTCATGA
- a CDS encoding TraV family lipoprotein codes for MRFRAGAAMIGVVALSACASNTERDFLCEAQAGSPCTTISAVDGTGAVGTRSVAERPEDTAVKSLTQNPLWTGKGGAVGLPDGGFPYNAAAYRSPEIVGTLWIAPILDDGGILNEARFVHFVIQEGRWRQ; via the coding sequence ATGCGGTTTCGTGCCGGTGCGGCAATGATCGGCGTTGTGGCGCTTTCGGCCTGCGCCAGCAATACCGAGCGGGATTTCCTCTGCGAAGCCCAGGCGGGGTCTCCCTGTACGACGATTTCGGCGGTGGACGGAACAGGGGCGGTGGGCACACGCTCGGTTGCGGAGCGGCCCGAAGACACGGCGGTCAAGAGCCTCACTCAAAACCCGCTCTGGACAGGCAAGGGCGGTGCCGTGGGCCTGCCCGACGGGGGCTTTCCCTATAACGCGGCCGCCTATCGTTCGCCCGAGATCGTGGGAACGCTGTGGATCGCGCCGATCCTCGACGACGGTGGCATCCTGAATGAGGCCCGGTTCGTGCATTTCGTGATCCAGGAAGGGCGGTGGCGCCAGTGA
- a CDS encoding TrbI/VirB10 family protein: protein MSVQPDRKKKQVVAIGVLGAVVLALFLGLGALMGPPNGSVITGVAPVTVDETIISDRTAAASPEMSWITQGRVEMERLRQEMEEQRKLLEQARSDAQTEVAAIREEYDEQILQQATRIVELEQELTGRAQDGAAADNGGGDRPLTGREKLERRIAAEGPGTDFIERRPPTRAAARGAQRVDADGNAVSSGFGQSFTLAAMEAPEVEEREVRTLGSYLPAGSYAPAVVLSGADASTNVSNRENPIPVLFRITGPAVSAAVGGRGPAKVNLKGCTVQGSATGDLSSERVKVRLIGMTCVNRHGAVLETKVAGYMAGSGKEGVRGQVVSREGPQMRNALAAGLLGGLGSTLNAAATAQMFQDTASTQELLRGAGVGAVAGGAESAANTLADYYVKRAEQYQPVVSLYGGTRVELVFLEGVELKG from the coding sequence ATGAGCGTGCAGCCGGATCGCAAGAAGAAACAAGTTGTTGCCATTGGCGTTCTCGGCGCGGTGGTGCTGGCGCTGTTTCTGGGGCTCGGCGCCCTGATGGGGCCACCGAACGGCAGCGTCATTACAGGCGTCGCCCCGGTCACGGTGGATGAGACGATCATTTCGGACCGCACCGCCGCGGCCTCGCCGGAAATGTCGTGGATTACGCAGGGCCGCGTGGAAATGGAGCGGTTGCGGCAGGAAATGGAGGAACAGCGCAAGCTGCTTGAACAGGCGCGCAGCGACGCGCAGACGGAAGTGGCGGCGATCCGGGAAGAGTATGACGAACAGATCCTGCAACAGGCCACCCGCATCGTGGAACTGGAACAGGAGCTGACCGGTCGCGCACAGGACGGCGCGGCTGCGGATAACGGCGGCGGCGACCGGCCCCTGACGGGCCGGGAAAAACTGGAACGCCGGATTGCGGCCGAGGGACCGGGCACGGATTTCATCGAGCGCCGGCCACCGACCCGTGCGGCCGCCCGCGGCGCGCAACGGGTCGATGCCGATGGCAATGCGGTCAGTTCCGGGTTCGGGCAAAGCTTCACCCTGGCGGCCATGGAGGCGCCGGAGGTCGAAGAACGTGAGGTACGGACACTCGGCAGTTACCTGCCGGCGGGCAGCTATGCGCCGGCGGTGGTGCTGTCGGGCGCGGATGCGTCCACCAATGTCTCTAACCGCGAAAACCCGATCCCGGTCCTGTTCCGGATCACGGGGCCGGCGGTCAGCGCGGCCGTGGGCGGGCGGGGTCCGGCAAAGGTCAATCTCAAGGGATGCACGGTACAGGGGTCGGCAACCGGCGATCTGTCGTCGGAACGGGTCAAGGTGCGCCTGATCGGCATGACCTGCGTGAACCGCCACGGCGCAGTCCTGGAAACGAAGGTCGCCGGCTACATGGCCGGATCGGGCAAGGAAGGTGTGCGTGGACAGGTCGTGAGCCGGGAAGGACCGCAGATGCGGAACGCTCTTGCGGCCGGGCTTCTTGGCGGGCTTGGCTCGACGCTGAATGCCGCCGCAACGGCGCAGATGTTCCAGGACACGGCATCGACACAGGAATTGCTGAGAGGCGCCGGGGTCGGTGCGGTCGCCGGCGGCGCGGAAAGCGCCGCGAATACGCTCGCGGATTACTACGTCAAGCGCGCCGAGCAGTATCAGCCGGTGGTTTCGCTCTATGGCGGCACGAGGGTGGAACTGGTGTTTCTCGAAGGCGTGGAACTGAAGGGATGA
- a CDS encoding TraK domain-containing protein has translation MALMVAGAAQAGTETHSVREDGLVRFRASITGITRVSVKGDRITSIVNDDQASVYQVRNDKNTGDIFIRYVGPDNTMPDKEGGYLVTEQGRTVAIEILPIRASTQTIIVKLAGVPATATSAGAASSGDAAGGFAETSIGGGDRLVAQLTDATRKTILRKIRTPWPKSGRNGTLISSLRIGDLVGEVRVASAGASPKQVREQEFYRSGVLAVWVQKNSLAARERSWVVVVRNK, from the coding sequence ATGGCGCTGATGGTGGCCGGGGCGGCACAGGCCGGCACCGAAACCCACAGTGTCCGTGAGGACGGGCTGGTCCGGTTCCGCGCCTCGATCACCGGGATCACACGGGTCAGCGTGAAGGGGGACCGGATCACCTCCATCGTCAATGACGATCAGGCGTCAGTCTACCAGGTCAGAAACGACAAGAATACCGGCGACATCTTCATCCGCTATGTCGGGCCGGACAATACCATGCCGGACAAGGAAGGCGGTTACCTGGTTACCGAACAAGGCCGGACGGTGGCGATCGAGATCCTGCCGATCCGGGCCAGCACCCAGACGATCATCGTCAAGCTTGCGGGGGTGCCGGCGACGGCCACGTCGGCTGGCGCGGCGAGCAGCGGGGACGCCGCCGGCGGATTTGCGGAAACCTCGATCGGGGGCGGCGACAGGCTTGTGGCACAGCTCACGGATGCGACGCGGAAGACGATCCTGCGGAAGATCCGCACACCCTGGCCGAAAAGCGGGCGCAACGGCACGCTGATCTCGTCTCTCCGGATCGGCGATCTGGTGGGGGAGGTGCGGGTGGCCTCAGCCGGCGCGTCGCCGAAACAGGTGCGGGAGCAGGAGTTCTACCGCAGTGGCGTTCTGGCTGTCTGGGTCCAGAAGAACAGCCTCGCGGCGCGGGAACGGTCCTGGGTCGTCGTGGTGAGGAACAAATGA
- a CDS encoding TraE/TraK family type IV conjugative transfer system protein, which translates to MNYHHLNRRVQRQQRLIGVLSFKVVALVVVAALLALKIFTHSYQVVLVPTSVSDGMVARGAVDKGYIEALALDAVYAMYNVSPQTVEYGRSVLERLSGPGERAAILVAYDRNATDIAERKITTIFFPRKIEHNFAAYEVVVDGVLGTYLETTQVTREDRRILIRFKPQAGSVRLASIGKLTED; encoded by the coding sequence ATGAACTACCATCATCTGAACCGCCGGGTGCAGCGTCAGCAACGGCTGATCGGGGTCCTGAGTTTCAAGGTCGTGGCGCTTGTGGTTGTGGCAGCCCTGCTGGCGCTCAAGATATTCACGCATTCCTACCAGGTGGTGCTGGTGCCCACATCTGTAAGCGACGGAATGGTGGCGCGCGGCGCGGTGGACAAGGGTTACATCGAGGCGCTGGCGCTCGATGCGGTTTACGCGATGTACAACGTGTCGCCGCAAACGGTCGAATACGGGCGCAGCGTGCTGGAACGGCTGAGCGGCCCCGGTGAACGGGCCGCGATCCTGGTCGCCTATGACCGCAACGCGACCGACATTGCCGAGCGCAAGATCACCACGATCTTCTTCCCCCGAAAAATCGAACACAATTTCGCCGCCTACGAGGTCGTCGTGGACGGTGTTCTGGGAACCTACCTGGAAACGACGCAGGTCACGCGCGAGGACCGGCGCATTCTGATCCGGTTCAAGCCACAGGCGGGATCGGTCCGGCTCGCATCCATTGGCAAGTTGACGGAGGACTGA
- the traL gene encoding type IV conjugative transfer system protein TraL — MSKVIRVEQRLQDPPQFFFLPADEAIVAIIPCVLGLMSKKVFVGIGLTIVAYLVWKRIKGERGLTGLLALLYWIIPSEVSPYRALPDSAVSTWRA, encoded by the coding sequence ATGAGCAAGGTCATCCGCGTTGAACAACGGCTGCAGGATCCGCCGCAGTTCTTCTTTCTTCCCGCCGATGAAGCGATCGTCGCGATCATTCCCTGTGTCCTCGGCCTCATGTCGAAGAAGGTGTTTGTCGGCATCGGGCTGACGATCGTTGCTTACCTCGTCTGGAAACGTATCAAGGGCGAGCGGGGGCTGACCGGCCTTCTGGCGTTGCTCTACTGGATCATCCCGAGCGAGGTGTCGCCCTATCGGGCCTTGCCCGACAGCGCGGTCAGCACCTGGAGAGCGTGA
- a CDS encoding acyl-homoserine-lactone synthase: MIDVKVIGFNATDDDRHHLDQYYQLRKSVFIDSMDWSLTDAAGYEFDEYDCLSAAYVVAIDTSCGRVVGGARLLPTTREDYCCPLSEHPSSYMIRDAYLERIDGIPSNLCYMLPPVKDDVWELTRFVSTGTKRVGHHILKKANEYLSHRGASQCLFLGPPSFMRMAKMMGFSPRPLGSLVANEDGSFLAFACKVEPALKVAPTIAVKASASAGKQRAFPVAELFDKAGCCVGIVFRWNTNEEQVRWIDPTSGNVSGTLHRVDLVTIDMPTGKQLSAAAALNQNA, translated from the coding sequence ATGATCGACGTGAAGGTCATCGGGTTCAACGCGACCGATGACGACCGCCACCATCTCGACCAGTATTACCAGCTCAGAAAGTCGGTGTTCATTGACAGCATGGACTGGTCGCTGACGGATGCCGCCGGCTATGAATTCGACGAATACGACTGTCTGTCCGCAGCCTATGTCGTTGCGATCGACACATCGTGCGGCCGGGTTGTCGGTGGTGCCCGTCTGCTGCCGACAACGAGAGAGGATTATTGCTGTCCACTTTCCGAGCATCCCTCCTCCTACATGATCCGTGACGCATACCTGGAACGGATCGATGGCATCCCGTCGAACCTGTGTTACATGTTGCCGCCGGTCAAAGACGATGTCTGGGAATTGACCCGGTTTGTTTCGACCGGCACCAAGAGGGTTGGTCACCACATTCTGAAGAAGGCCAACGAGTACCTTTCTCATCGCGGCGCCAGTCAATGCCTCTTTCTTGGGCCGCCATCGTTCATGCGGATGGCGAAGATGATGGGCTTTTCTCCCAGGCCATTGGGCTCTCTCGTAGCCAACGAAGACGGGTCGTTCCTGGCGTTTGCCTGCAAGGTTGAGCCGGCGCTGAAAGTCGCCCCGACCATTGCGGTCAAGGCTAGCGCATCAGCGGGAAAGCAGCGCGCGTTCCCGGTCGCCGAACTGTTCGACAAGGCAGGATGCTGCGTCGGAATCGTCTTCCGCTGGAACACGAACGAAGAACAGGTCCGGTGGATCGATCCGACCAGCGGCAACGTGAGCGGGACCCTTCACCGGGTCGATCTCGTTACCATAGACATGCCGACTGGAAAGCAGTTGTCAGCAGCAGCGGCCTTGAATCAAAATGCCTGA
- a CDS encoding L,D-transpeptidase codes for MKRLTRRNVVTGMAAFGTAAVVGAEELAIDIANMLPGEFAWHPERAPSGPVAVIASIPEQRVHVYRNGLRIAVSTCSTGKTGHETPTGVFTVLQKDKHHRSSTYNNAPMPNMNRLTWDGIALHAGNLPGYPASHGCIRLPLEFSEKLFGVTHLGTPVIIAGARTDPWELIHPGLLLGHAGFESDVDAVLSLKGKARPTDWTDAAAHPVSTVLVTADDRTVTVIENSQVVASGPLTIKGGATLGEHVFVLNGLADGGLHWSGITHHPDPANPLAAEETVLNRLSIAPDLAGEILARKHVGMTMILSDLPVSPDRRSGEDFVIMDGRLLQSPLPHDRPAGLKRG; via the coding sequence ATGAAACGCCTTACACGCAGGAATGTCGTCACTGGGATGGCGGCGTTCGGCACTGCCGCCGTGGTCGGTGCCGAAGAACTGGCCATCGACATTGCCAATATGCTGCCGGGAGAATTTGCCTGGCACCCGGAGCGGGCGCCATCGGGTCCGGTGGCGGTGATCGCCTCGATCCCGGAACAGCGCGTGCATGTCTATCGCAACGGCCTCCGCATCGCGGTGTCGACCTGTTCAACCGGCAAGACCGGCCACGAGACGCCGACCGGCGTGTTCACGGTGTTGCAAAAGGACAAGCACCACCGGTCCTCAACCTACAACAACGCGCCGATGCCGAACATGAACCGGCTGACCTGGGACGGGATCGCGCTGCATGCGGGCAATCTGCCGGGATACCCGGCTTCACATGGCTGCATCCGGCTGCCGCTGGAGTTTTCCGAAAAGTTGTTCGGGGTCACCCACCTGGGCACCCCGGTGATCATCGCCGGCGCGCGGACCGATCCATGGGAGTTGATCCATCCCGGGCTGCTGCTCGGCCATGCCGGTTTCGAAAGTGACGTCGATGCGGTGCTGAGCCTGAAGGGCAAGGCACGGCCCACGGACTGGACCGATGCGGCGGCGCACCCGGTGAGCACGGTGCTGGTGACCGCCGACGACCGTACCGTGACGGTGATCGAGAACAGCCAGGTCGTGGCCAGCGGGCCGCTGACCATCAAGGGCGGCGCGACGCTGGGTGAGCATGTGTTCGTGCTGAACGGGCTGGCCGACGGCGGTCTGCACTGGTCCGGGATCACCCATCACCCGGACCCGGCCAACCCGCTGGCGGCGGAGGAAACCGTGCTGAACCGGCTGTCGATCGCCCCGGACCTCGCCGGGGAAATCCTGGCGCGCAAACATGTCGGCATGACCATGATCCTGTCCGACCTCCCCGTCAGCCCGGATCGTCGCTCGGGCGAGGATTTCGTGATCATGGATGGCAGATTGCTACAGTCGCCTCTGCCGCATGACCGGCCCGCTGGCCTGAAGCGGGGCTGA
- a CDS encoding IS110 family transposase: protein MKYYAGLDVSLKEISVCVVDGDGTAIERGACPADPESVAGWFRNRQITPCRIVHESGQLSIWLQRGLTGLGLPATCIDARKAHNALSARLNKSDATDAEGLAQLARTGWYTSVHIRSEDADRLRSLTGARERLIRLRKDLEGHIRGVLKTFGIRMTGIGQGRQRQAFRDQLTMAGESDPVLRSIADGFIAAHVTLCQAADDLDKAVKKKAKAHPVARRLMTIPGVGPVNALSFIALIDDPYRFSRTSNVGAFLGLTPKRHQSGEVDWSGRVSKCGDGAMRGLLFEAASCVIRQVKRFSPLKSWAVRLAGRRGFRKAAVATARKIAVMMLTLWKNETDYQWTKEAAT, encoded by the coding sequence ATGAAATACTATGCTGGTTTGGATGTGTCGCTGAAAGAGATTTCGGTGTGCGTGGTGGACGGGGATGGTACTGCCATCGAACGCGGAGCATGTCCTGCTGATCCCGAAAGCGTGGCAGGCTGGTTTCGAAACCGGCAGATCACGCCTTGCCGGATCGTTCATGAGAGCGGGCAGTTGTCGATCTGGCTTCAGCGAGGTCTCACCGGGCTGGGTCTGCCGGCAACCTGCATCGATGCACGAAAAGCGCACAATGCCCTTTCGGCACGATTGAACAAGTCGGATGCCACTGATGCGGAGGGGCTTGCGCAGCTCGCCCGCACTGGATGGTACACGTCCGTTCACATTCGCAGCGAAGATGCTGATCGGCTCCGCAGCCTGACCGGTGCTCGAGAACGGTTGATCCGACTTCGGAAGGATCTGGAGGGTCACATCCGCGGCGTCCTGAAAACCTTTGGCATCCGAATGACCGGCATCGGCCAGGGGCGGCAGCGACAGGCGTTTCGCGACCAACTGACAATGGCGGGTGAGAGCGATCCGGTTCTGCGCTCCATCGCTGACGGGTTCATCGCTGCCCACGTCACTTTATGCCAGGCGGCAGATGACCTCGACAAAGCCGTGAAGAAGAAGGCCAAAGCACACCCTGTTGCGCGCCGCTTGATGACGATCCCCGGCGTCGGGCCGGTCAACGCGCTCAGCTTCATCGCTCTGATCGATGATCCGTATCGGTTCAGCCGAACATCCAATGTGGGCGCTTTCCTTGGACTGACGCCAAAGAGACATCAGTCTGGCGAGGTGGATTGGTCCGGGCGCGTGTCGAAATGCGGCGACGGCGCGATGCGCGGACTGCTGTTCGAGGCTGCATCCTGTGTCATCCGCCAGGTCAAGCGCTTTTCGCCTTTGAAGAGTTGGGCCGTCCGTCTGGCCGGGCGCCGCGGGTTCCGAAAAGCGGCGGTCGCCACCGCCCGCAAGATTGCCGTGATGATGCTGACGCTTTGGAAAAACGAAACCGACTATCAATGGACCAAGGAGGCCGCCACCTGA
- a CDS encoding 4-phosphopantoate--beta-alanine ligase — MYSDNNPEDLAKYPRTEHSDAEKLTPHGADVLYVPDGTQMYPEGFATTISVAGLSEVLCGGARPGHFDGVATVVTKLFLQCDADRAYFGEKDYQQLQVVTRLCEDLDLKTEIVGCPTIREEDGLAMSSRNLRLGPGPREIAPVIAQVLDDAARVISRGRQVAQALDNARAALLSGGFDTIDYLELRSDPDLKLMTRADRPGRLFLAAWLDGVRLIDNVPVAGLASVPTPEDHPLEPA, encoded by the coding sequence ATGTACAGTGACAACAACCCCGAGGATCTGGCGAAATATCCCAGAACGGAGCACAGCGATGCGGAAAAGCTGACGCCTCACGGCGCGGATGTCCTTTATGTGCCCGATGGGACGCAGATGTACCCCGAAGGCTTTGCCACGACGATTTCCGTGGCTGGCCTCAGCGAAGTGCTCTGCGGGGGGGCGCGGCCGGGGCATTTCGACGGGGTGGCGACGGTAGTAACCAAGCTGTTCCTGCAATGCGATGCCGACCGGGCATATTTCGGGGAAAAGGATTACCAGCAACTGCAGGTGGTGACCCGGCTGTGCGAGGATCTGGACCTGAAGACCGAGATTGTCGGCTGTCCGACCATTCGCGAGGAAGACGGCCTCGCCATGTCCTCACGCAACCTCCGGCTCGGGCCCGGGCCACGCGAAATTGCGCCGGTGATCGCCCAGGTCCTGGACGACGCCGCGCGTGTCATCTCCCGCGGCAGACAAGTCGCGCAGGCCCTCGACAACGCCAGGGCGGCGCTGCTCTCTGGCGGGTTCGACACGATCGACTACCTGGAGTTGCGCAGCGATCCCGACCTCAAGCTGATGACCAGGGCAGACCGCCCCGGTCGCCTCTTCCTGGCCGCCTGGCTCGATGGCGTGCGCCTGATCGACAATGTCCCTGTCGCGGGTCTCGCAAGCGTCCCGACTCCCGAAGATCACCCGCTCGAGCCGGCCTGA